The Triplophysa rosa linkage group LG25, Trosa_1v2, whole genome shotgun sequence genome window below encodes:
- the LOC130549094 gene encoding uncharacterized protein LOC130549094 — MAHCARLGIPPTGYRPGGLRPGHRDPGGFSSFHGKRADLAPPTGLQGKRQRRASWEMSADSSGAELVTPPAATSQPATGHVVRLKKKRQWRGARDPAQPVQPASQPVSTPVSSPVQPVSSPVQPVSSPVSSLMSSAAGDPTGVPAGDPTGAQSGAAGVQSGVQSGILPNVQSCAQPHAAGIQPGAAGVKSGIQPGATGVQSGATGVPASVPAGAAAGLPAGLPAGVKPCPAGRQPSRPQPSLWGLHPRERPQGLRLFPHVPTPLDSPLWTSPYEPLSCPTPLPCLLFLMSYPNPVVVLSCLPLILFSLFCLVLSVTQSVLSCKYTPCSLKGGLLSRLCLILSWFSWSCGRVFLYPVLACCSYPVSCLVPVAAPAPRLVFVFVVYIILII; from the coding sequence ATGGCCCACTGTGCCAGACTGGGTATCCCACCCACTGGCTACCGTCCCGGAGGATTGCGTCCTGGCCACCGTGACCCTGGGGGATTCAGCTCCTTCCACGGCAAGCGGGCAGATTTGGCACCTCCTACCGGCCTCCAAGGCAAGAGGCAAAGGAGGGCATCCTGGGAGATGTCTGCggactcctccggtgcggagctagTCACACCCCCCGCCGCTACCTCGCAACCGGCTACTGGCCATGTAGTCCGGTTGAAGAAGAAGCGGCAATGGAGGGGGGCGCGGGATCcagcccagccggtgcagccggcatcccagccggtgtccactccagtgtccagtccggtgcagccggtgtccagtccggtgcagccggtgtccagtccagtgtccagtctgatgtccagtgcagccggtgatccaaccggcgtcccagccggtgatccaaccggcgcccagtccggtgcagccggcgtccagtccggtgtccagtctgggATCCTGCCCAATGTCCAGTCATGCGCCCAGCCCCATGCAGCAGGgatccagcccggtgcagccggggtCAAGTCCGGAATCCAGCCCGGTGcaaccggcgtccagtccggtgcaaccggcGTCCCCGCCAGcgttccagccggtgcagcagccggtcttccagccggccttccagccggcgtcaagccctgtccagccggccgaCAACCAAGTCGGCCACAACCAAGCCTCTGGGGACTCCACCCACGCGAGCGCCCCCAGGGGCTAAGACTATTCCCCCATGTCCCAACCCCTTTGGACTCCCCCCTTTGGACTTCCCCTTATGAACCCTTGTCTTgtcccacccccctcccatgtttattatttttgatgtcctACCCTAATCCTGTTGTTGTCCTGTCATgcttgcccttgattttgttttcattgttttgccttgttttgtctgtcacccagtcggtcttgtcttgtAAGTATACCCcttgctcattaaaggggggtcttctgtcacgactctgccttatcttgtcatggttttcttggtcttgtggcagagtgtTCTTGTACCCTGTTCTTGCTTGCTGTTCTTACCCAGTCTCTTGCCTTGTTCCTGTTGCTGCTCCTGCTCCCCGTctagtgtttgtatttgttgtttatattattcttattatttag